The bacterium region CTATGACATGGGCATACTGTCTCACAAGGTGTTTTCCATGATGGTGCTCATGGCCCTGATTACAACCTTTATGACCGGACCGCTTCTTTCACTCTTCGCAGCAAGGAAAAAGAAACCAGGAGATATGCAGGATGGGGGAGATAGACCTGATTAAATCTTCTACCAAAAAATATCTGGCCTATTCTTCCATCCGGTTTATCTCCTTCTAGCGCGACCAGGAATACGTCAGCTTGATTGAGAAACGTTGTTGACGCGTGAGGACTGGATTCCCGGCTTCCAGCGTGCTGAATTGATTTCCGATCGTATAAATTACAAACAAATCACTATCCGGCCGGTAACTGTAGCGCAAACGAAAATTTGCGCTCACTGGATTTTTGTCAATCGAATTCACTTGAGTAACTATGGATGTTGTAAGGAAACGATTGAACGAATAACTCAAGGTAACTGAACCAACATAGACATTAGAGGTTTCAGGATCAAAAGTGAAACGATTCCAACCCATAGAAGCTGCGATCGAAATTTTAGCCTCCGGCCTGTATTTACCACTCAAATTGAGTTCGTTCAGCTTGCCGTTATAGAAATCTCCGAAGCTCTCCACAAGATCAAAGGTAAATCTTTTGCTGCGGTCGGACCTGTAGTGAATCTGAGGACGATCAAAGTGATAAATGCCGGATGGAATAACAACATTGCGAAAAATGTTAAACGGCCTTTCGAGGCGCTGGATGAAATTGCGTGTGAAATCAACATTGATAAATGAGCCATTGTGGAAGACCGAGATGAAGGTGGCCTGCCATTCTTGAGTTTGGAGCAATCCGGCTATGTTCTCCTGTAACTGATAGGCGCCGATAAAATGCAATTGGCGAACCGGTCCCTTGCCGGGTCTTGGAGTGAATTCCGCAGCCAGGTAATTTGTAACAAGATCCGTCCGTTCTACGAAACCAACTTCGGGGTTAAAGTTCTCTTCTACGATGCTGTGAAGGGCTTCGGCAGCAAACAAATTGCTTTCGTACGTAATTTGAATCGATCCCGCTCCGTCATTGCCTTTTAGCTGAGGTGAGAATGAGGAAGTCTTTGCATAATAACCTTGCAGATTTAGTTTTTTGAAGAAGCGAAAGTTTCCATCAATGCCAAAGGCGCGGTTATACTCGTTTTGCGAATCTCCACTCTCCTTATCAATGGCCATTGCGCCGATGTAAGAATCGGAGAAGACACGTCGCTTGGCGCGCGCTACCATGTAATTCACCCGCGGATTCTGATTGCTGTCGCGCGTGTTGGCGTCCAGAAAACCCAGCTCATAATTTCCAAGGGATCCGGTAAGCTTGGCTCCGACATCTATGGGAACCTGTATGCCTGTAACGGGATCAATGCCGATTTGGCGACTGAAGAAAAGCTGCGTGCTGTTTTTCGAACCGAATTGAAAAAAACCTCCATTCTCCAAGAAGAATTGGCGCTTTTCCGGTATGAGAATCTTGAAGGGAGTCAGGTTGAACCGGACAGGATCCACGTCGGCCTCAGCAAAATCCGTATTCATGGTGAGATTGAACACCATATCGCTGCGGAGCCCGTATTTTAGATCGA contains the following coding sequences:
- a CDS encoding carbohydrate binding family 9 domain-containing protein, yielding MKTIHYYFLAFLLLAPSLMEALSLKEIAVTRAQQEPKIDGTLNDPQWEIAATVDEFYQREPFENQAATERTVVKILYDKRFLYIGIQCFDGNPGSVVATELRRDADFTVDDHFTVLISPNNDGRNGYTFTVNPLGTQFDSLIADEGRVNDANWDGIWKSNAQTTVNGWTSTLAIPFSTLNFKTSENVTVGINFRRFIRRKNEENLWQAYLRIYGIERVSEGGELNGLENIGSGRLLIVKPYLLGGVEQVPQLGNDALNTGGLDLKYGLRSDMVFNLTMNTDFAEADVDPVRFNLTPFKILIPEKRQFFLENGGFFQFGSKNSTQLFFSRQIGIDPVTGIQVPIDVGAKLTGSLGNYELGFLDANTRDSNQNPRVNYMVARAKRRVFSDSYIGAMAIDKESGDSQNEYNRAFGIDGNFRFFKKLNLQGYYAKTSSFSPQLKGNDGAGSIQITYESNLFAAEALHSIVEENFNPEVGFVERTDLVTNYLAAEFTPRPGKGPVRQLHFIGAYQLQENIAGLLQTQEWQATFISVFHNGSFINVDFTRNFIQRLERPFNIFRNVVIPSGIYHFDRPQIHYRSDRSKRFTFDLVESFGDFYNGKLNELNLSGKYRPEAKISIAASMGWNRFTFDPETSNVYVGSVTLSYSFNRFLTTSIVTQVNSIDKNPVSANFRLRYSYRPDSDLFVIYTIGNQFSTLEAGNPVLTRQQRFSIKLTYSWSR